GGCGCTCAACCAGTTGGGCGCGAACGTCCGCGCCACGCGCGGGACGGGCTCGCCGCCGTTTGTGGTGGAGGGGCTGCTGCGCGGCGGCGAGGCGACCATGGAGGCGGCGACCAGCCAGTTTGTCAGCTCGCTGCTCCTGAACGCGCCGCTGGCGGAGGGGGACACCCGGCTGCATGTGCCCCTGCTCAATGAAAAGCCTTATGTGGTGATGACCCTTGACTGGCTGCAAAAACAGGGGATCACCGTGGGCCACAACGAGGCGCTCTCGGAATTCCACCTTCCCGGCGGCCAGTCCTACCAGCCGGTGAACCGGGCCATTCCGGGGGATTTCAGCTCGGCCACGTTCTTCCTCGCGGCGGGCGCCCTCGCGGGAAATTCGGTTTTGTGCCGGGGACTGGACATGTCCGACACGCAGGGCGACAAGGCCGTGGTGGAGTATCTGCGCGCCATGGGCGCGCGGGTCGAAGTCGGGCCGGATGGCATCCGGGTGACGGCGGACCGCCTTGAGGGCGTCGAGATTGACATGAACGCCACGCCCGACGCGCTGCCCATGATGGCCGTGGCGGGCTGTTTCGCCTCCGGCACGACCCGGCTGGTCAACGTGCCGCAGGCGCGGTTGAAGGAAACGGACCGCATCCATGTGATGCGGGTCGAACTTGAAAAAATGGGCGCGCGCATCCGTGAACTCGAGGACGGACTGGTCATCGAGGAAAGCGCCCTGAACGGCGCCGTGGTGGAGGGGCACGACGACCACCGGGTGGTGATGTCCCTGGCCGTCGCGGGCACCCGCGCCGCCGGGAACACCGTGATAAACGGCGCCGAGGCCGTCGCCGTGACCTATCCCGAGTTTGCCCGCGACCTGCGCGCGCTGGGCGGGCTGCTGGAGACGGCTTGATTGCGGGCGGTGAAACTGTTTGGCCGATTGGCGCAGGGGCATCCATTTTTCTTGCTCTTGCTCTTCATCTTGCTCTTGCTCTACTCTTTGAACATCCACGAGGGTAACGACAGACGCTCCCCGGCAGATCGAACACGATTTTTCGGGATTATCCGTGGTTACGCCATGGAGAGTGCGACGATATTGGATGTGTCGGCGGCGGTTGGTGCTTTTCCGGCTGATGAGATTATGCCCGGCAAAGTGCTGTTATGCCCTATGGTGAAGAAGCCGTACAAGATGACCGAATACACGCAGGAAGCCAGAGAAGAGGCTTCGGAGTGCGGAAGACCTGATCCGATGAGAGATTCGGAGCAGGAGCAGGAGCAAGAGCAAGAGCAAGAGCAAGAAAAGACGCTCACGCCAGTTGGCTAAAGTGTTACGGGACGATGAATGCGCCGCCCGGTCCGGTTGTTTACAACGCATGACACAACCCGGGAAACGGGGCATGGCATGCTGATTTTTGGAGAAACGCCTGCACGATGAACATTGTGGTGATGGGACAAAAAGGGGCGGGAAAAAGCACCGTCGGCGCGGAACTCGCCCGGCGGCTGGGGCTTCCCGTGTTGGACACGGACGCGGCCGTCGAGGACCTGCATGAGTCGCGGACGGGCCGCCGCCTGTCCTGCCGGGAAATATTCCGGCAGGAGGGCGAGGCGGTGTTTCGCGGTCTGGAGCGTGAGGTGGCGGCGGCGGCGGCGGAGCGGGATTTTACGGTGCTCATCACGGGCGGCGGACTGATGCTTGACCCGGAGTCCCGGCGCGCCCTCCGGCGCAACGCCATTTTGACCTATCTCCACGCCGCCCCTGAGACCCTTTGGGAGCGCGCCACGCGCCGGGGCCTGCCCCCCTGGCTTGAGGGGGAGGACGGCCCCAGGCGTTTTGCGGAGCAGACGGCGCTGCGGGATGAGGCGCTCCGGCCTTTCGCGGATGTGCTGCTGGACACCACGTCCGGCGCCCCTGAGGCGTTGGCCGCGCAACTGGAGGAATCTGTCGCGGAGGAACTGGCGGTCCGCCAGACGGCGGCCAACACTTACGGGGAGATCATCCGCGTCACCACCTTCGGCGAGAGTCATGGAAAGGCCATCGGCGCGGTGCTGGACGGCATACGCCCCGGCATCCCCCTCTCCGAGGAGGACGTGCAGAAAGAGCTGGACCGGCGCCGTCCGGGCCAAAGCCAGGTGGTCACCCAGCGGCGCGAGTCGGACACGGTGCATTTTCTCTCCGGGGTTTACGAGGGGAAAACCACCGGCGCGCCCATCGCGATGGTCATTTACAACGAGGACCAGCGCTCGAAAAACTATGACAACCTGAAGGACCTTTTCCGGCCCGGCCACGGGGACTTCACCTTTTACAAGAAATACGGGCACCGGGACCACCGCGGCGGGGGGCGCCAGTCGGGCCGTGAGACGG
This Candidatus Hydrogenedentota bacterium DNA region includes the following protein-coding sequences:
- the aroA gene encoding 3-phosphoshikimate 1-carboxyvinyltransferase — protein: ALNQLGANVRATRGTGSPPFVVEGLLRGGEATMEAATSQFVSSLLLNAPLAEGDTRLHVPLLNEKPYVVMTLDWLQKQGITVGHNEALSEFHLPGGQSYQPVNRAIPGDFSSATFFLAAGALAGNSVLCRGLDMSDTQGDKAVVEYLRAMGARVEVGPDGIRVTADRLEGVEIDMNATPDALPMMAVAGCFASGTTRLVNVPQARLKETDRIHVMRVELEKMGARIRELEDGLVIEESALNGAVVEGHDDHRVVMSLAVAGTRAAGNTVINGAEAVAVTYPEFARDLRALGGLLETA
- the aroC gene encoding chorismate synthase — its product is MNIVVMGQKGAGKSTVGAELARRLGLPVLDTDAAVEDLHESRTGRRLSCREIFRQEGEAVFRGLEREVAAAAAERDFTVLITGGGLMLDPESRRALRRNAILTYLHAAPETLWERATRRGLPPWLEGEDGPRRFAEQTALRDEALRPFADVLLDTTSGAPEALAAQLEESVAEELAVRQTAANTYGEIIRVTTFGESHGKAIGAVLDGIRPGIPLSEEDVQKELDRRRPGQSQVVTQRRESDTVHFLSGVYEGKTTGAPIAMVIYNEDQRSKNYDNLKDLFRPGHGDFTFYKKYGHRDHRGGGRQSGRETACRVAAGAVAALILRERGVRIVAHAVEVAGIRANTCDYGVIETNPVRCADPEAAAAMEKAILAARSARDSVGGVIQLEILGLPPGLGDPVFGKLDARLTNAIMTIGAVKGVEVGTGFAIARLRGSEANDPLSGGRHTTNHHGGILGGISTGEPVVMRAAVKPTASIAQKQATCGLDNAPVEVEVLGRHDPCIVPRAVPVIEHMAALVILDAWEVQSRLNPAWAETLGAVPGIEKP